The following coding sequences lie in one Cloeon dipterum chromosome 1, ieCloDipt1.1, whole genome shotgun sequence genomic window:
- the LOC135943570 gene encoding galactose-3-O-sulfotransferase 4-like, with translation MAWRLTTRNLLLLLIAAGLLVSFLVVGPSSESAAAAAALRQPRCKPLDNIFFLKTHKCGSSTVQNILMRRGLGLGLNFVLPETYNYLGHPEPFQIGQIDPKVMDAYGSFNIFAHHSRFNAPAVHQVMPDDTRFVSIVREPWALFESLFNYYNVQEHLFQNQFTLKSLLALPLDEIDQMFMGPRLGLRIGLNQMAFDFGFSSRNFKDESKINELLRMIDAEFDLVMVAEYMEVSLVLLADLMCWPLEQVTFQTLNARPAKSMYRTSLSGEEKKKLMALNNVDQRIYDHFRKRLKEKVLEFGVERMMAEATRLATLNVALLNECVEVTVAPGNNTENMHYYPVNRYLLHDDAPQHCRLMVLSELKFTDMLRDLQRKRFALRADLDLLLHT, from the exons ATGGCGTGGCGACTGACGACGCGAAACCTCCTGCTGTTGCTCATCGCCGCCGGCCTGCTCGTCTCCTTCTTGGTCGTCGGCCCCAG CTCGGagagtgcggcggcggcggcggcgctccGGCAGCCGCGATGCAAGCCGCTCGACAACATTTTCTTCCTCAAGACGCACAAATGCGGCAGCTCCACGGTGCAGAACATTCTGATGCGCCGCGGACTCGGCCTCGGCCTCAACTTCGTCCTCCCTGAAACCT ATAACTACCTGGGCCACCCTGAGCCGTTCCAAATTGGGCAAATAGACCCGAAGGTGATGGACGCGTACGGCTCATTCAACATTTTCGCCCACCACTCGCGGTTCAACGCCCCGGCGGTTCACCAg gtgaTGCCGGACGACACGAGGTTCGTGAGCATCGTGCGGGAGCCGTGGGCGCTGTTCGAGTCGCTCTTCAACTACTACAACGTGCAGGAGCACCTTTTCCAAAATCAGTTCACCCTGAAATCGCTGCTGGCACTTCCTCTCGACGAGATCGACCAGATGTTCATGGGCCCCAGACTCGGTTTGCGCATCGGACTCAACCAG atggCTTTCGATTTTGGCTTCAGCAGCAGGAATTTCAAGGACGAATCCAAAATCAACGAGCTTTTACGAATGATCGACGCCGAGTTCGACCTGGTGATGGTGGCCGAGTACATGGAGGTGTCGCTAGTGCTGCTGGCCGACCTGATGTGCTGGCCCCTCGAGCAGGTCACCTTCCAGACCCTGAACGCCCGGCCGGCCAAGTCGATGTACCGCACCAGTCTCTCGGGCGAGGAGAAAAAGAAACTCATGGCGCTGAACAACGTCGACCAACGCATCTACGACCACTTCAG gaaGAGGCTTAAGGAGAAGGTGCTTGAGTTCGGCGTGGAGCGGATGATGGCGGAGGCGACGCGGCTGGCTACCCTGAACGTGGCGCTGCTGAACGAGTGCGTCGAGGTGACGGTTGCCCCCGGGAACAACACTGAAAATATGCATTACTACCCTGTGAACAG GTATCTACTACACGACGACGCGCCGCAGCACTGCCGTCTGATGGTGCTGTCCGAGCTCAAGTTCACCGACATGTTGCGTGACCTGCAGCGCAAAAGGTTCGCTCTCAGGGCCGACCTGGACCTGCTGCTGCACACCTGA